The Pseudomonas triclosanedens genome has a window encoding:
- a CDS encoding AI-2E family transporter gives MLPPQPEKLLSRNLLDVLIRAGLILLLALFCFRIFHPFLDLMLWSVILGITLYPLHQMLSRAFGERPNSAAMLIVLVGLVLLLVPVVVLGLSIADSVRDVVTGIQNRTLRVPLPPDSVAAWPVVGQYIFAFWNRVATDFMGVVHQVAPHLQGFAKGLLAQAAGVGMSLMQFLAAFVIAGVIMAYGKQGTTTAQDIAIRISGPERGPGLAQLCTATIRTVAQGVVGVAFIQMLWLGIGFIVMGIPGAGLLALGVLLLGITQLPVVLVTIPAIIYVFATNDSLLVSILFTVWTVAGGLSDNVLKPLMFGRGVKVPMPVILIGALGGMLSNGIIGLFVGPVVLALGYELFMSWVREREAPAAAPDEPSSP, from the coding sequence ATGCTGCCCCCCCAACCGGAAAAGCTGCTGTCCCGCAATCTGCTGGATGTGCTGATCCGTGCCGGCCTTATTCTGCTGCTGGCACTCTTCTGCTTCAGGATCTTCCACCCCTTCCTCGACCTCATGCTCTGGTCGGTGATCCTCGGCATCACGCTCTACCCACTGCATCAGATGCTCAGCCGCGCCTTCGGCGAACGGCCCAACAGCGCCGCCATGCTGATCGTGCTGGTCGGGCTGGTCCTGCTGCTGGTGCCGGTGGTGGTGCTCGGGCTGTCGATCGCCGACTCGGTACGCGACGTGGTGACCGGCATCCAGAACCGCACCCTGCGGGTTCCGCTGCCGCCGGATTCAGTGGCGGCCTGGCCGGTGGTCGGCCAGTACATCTTCGCCTTCTGGAACCGCGTCGCCACTGACTTCATGGGCGTGGTGCACCAGGTCGCGCCACATCTGCAGGGCTTCGCCAAGGGACTGCTGGCACAGGCCGCCGGCGTCGGCATGTCGCTGATGCAGTTCCTCGCCGCATTCGTCATCGCCGGGGTCATCATGGCCTACGGCAAACAGGGCACGACCACGGCGCAGGACATTGCCATCCGCATCTCCGGCCCCGAACGCGGCCCGGGCCTGGCGCAATTGTGCACCGCGACCATCCGCACGGTGGCACAGGGCGTGGTGGGCGTGGCCTTCATCCAGATGCTGTGGCTGGGCATCGGCTTCATCGTCATGGGCATCCCCGGAGCAGGCCTGCTGGCCCTGGGTGTCCTGCTGCTGGGCATCACACAGTTGCCGGTGGTGCTGGTCACCATTCCGGCGATCATCTATGTGTTCGCCACCAACGACTCGCTGCTGGTCTCCATCCTGTTCACCGTGTGGACGGTGGCGGGCGGGTTGTCCGACAACGTGCTCAAGCCGCTGATGTTCGGCCGCGGGGTCAAGGTGCCGATGCCGGTGATTCTGATCGGTGCCCTGGGCGGCATGCTCAGCAACGGCATCATCGGCCTGTTCGTCGGCCCGGTGGTGCTGGCGCTCGGCTACGAACTTTTCATGTCCTGGGTGCGCGAGCGCGAAGCGCCAGCCGCCGCGCCTGACGAGCCGTCATCCCCTTGA
- a CDS encoding ABC transporter transmembrane domain-containing protein, with the protein MPLLSSRQRNALRLARSFLAPYRWRALGALVALLFTAAITLSLGQGIRMLVDQGFVTQSVHLLDRAIGVFFVLVAGLAVGTFVRFYLVSWIGERFVADIRQRVFDHLIELHPGFYENNRASEIQSRLTADTTLLQTVIGSSLSMALRNTLMLIGGVGLMFVTNAKLTSIVVASLPLVIAPILLFGRRVRSLSRLSQDRVADVGSYVGETLGQIKTVQAYNHQAQDRQRFGATVEQAFDTARRRITQRSWLVSVVILLVLGAVGVMLWVGGMDVIAGRITAGELAAFVFYSLIVGMAFGTLSEVIGELQRAAGAAERIAELLQARSDIQPPACGLAKLPERVGGSIELEGVRFAYPSRPGQWAIDGIDLRVEAGETLALVGPSGAGKSTLFDLLLRFYDPQQGLIRIDGQPIALLDPADLRRSFALVSQNPALFFSSVEENIRYGRPDATDAEVEAAARAAHAHEFILRLPQGYRTHLGESGVGLSGGQRQRLAIARALLVDAPILLLDEATSALDAESEHLIQQALPGLMSGRTTLVIAHRLATVLNADRIAVIEHGRLVALGRHAELVVDSPLYARLAELQFGQAQDL; encoded by the coding sequence ATGCCCCTGTTGTCATCCCGCCAGCGCAACGCGCTGCGCCTGGCCCGTTCGTTCCTCGCGCCCTACCGCTGGCGTGCCCTCGGCGCGCTCGTGGCGTTGCTGTTCACCGCCGCCATCACACTGTCGCTGGGCCAGGGTATCCGCATGCTGGTGGACCAGGGCTTCGTTACCCAGTCCGTGCATCTGCTCGACCGTGCCATCGGCGTTTTCTTCGTGCTGGTGGCGGGGCTGGCAGTGGGTACCTTCGTGCGTTTCTACCTGGTGTCATGGATCGGCGAGCGCTTCGTCGCCGATATTCGCCAGCGCGTTTTCGATCACCTGATCGAACTGCACCCCGGCTTCTACGAGAACAACCGTGCTTCGGAAATCCAGTCGCGCCTTACCGCCGACACCACGCTGTTGCAGACGGTGATCGGCTCCTCGCTGTCGATGGCGCTGCGCAACACGCTGATGCTGATCGGCGGGGTGGGGTTGATGTTTGTCACCAACGCCAAGCTGACCAGCATCGTGGTTGCCTCGCTACCGCTGGTGATTGCGCCGATCCTGCTGTTCGGCCGCCGCGTGCGCAGCCTGTCGCGGCTTAGCCAGGACCGCGTCGCCGATGTCGGCAGCTACGTCGGCGAGACCCTTGGGCAGATCAAGACCGTGCAGGCCTACAACCACCAAGCCCAGGATCGCCAGCGTTTCGGGGCGACCGTGGAGCAGGCTTTCGACACTGCGCGCCGACGCATCACCCAGCGCTCCTGGCTGGTCAGCGTGGTAATCCTGCTGGTGCTGGGCGCGGTGGGCGTGATGCTCTGGGTCGGCGGCATGGACGTGATCGCCGGGCGCATCACCGCTGGCGAGCTGGCCGCCTTCGTCTTCTACAGCCTTATCGTCGGGATGGCATTCGGTACCCTCAGCGAAGTGATCGGCGAGTTGCAGCGCGCCGCCGGCGCGGCAGAGCGCATCGCCGAGCTGTTGCAGGCGCGCAGTGACATCCAGCCTCCCGCCTGCGGCCTGGCGAAGCTGCCGGAGCGCGTGGGTGGCAGCATCGAGCTGGAGGGAGTGCGCTTCGCCTATCCCTCGCGTCCCGGGCAATGGGCCATCGACGGTATCGACCTGCGCGTGGAGGCCGGCGAGACCCTGGCGCTGGTCGGCCCTTCCGGTGCCGGCAAGTCGACGCTGTTCGACCTGTTGCTGCGCTTCTATGACCCGCAGCAGGGACTGATCCGCATTGATGGTCAGCCTATCGCCCTGCTCGATCCCGCCGACCTGCGGCGCAGCTTCGCTCTGGTGTCGCAGAACCCGGCGCTGTTCTTCAGCAGCGTCGAGGAGAACATCCGCTATGGCCGTCCGGACGCCACTGATGCAGAGGTGGAGGCTGCCGCCCGCGCCGCTCACGCGCACGAATTCATCTTGCGCCTGCCGCAGGGTTATCGAACCCATCTGGGCGAGAGTGGCGTGGGCCTCTCAGGTGGGCAGCGGCAGCGTCTGGCGATTGCCCGCGCGCTGCTGGTGGATGCGCCCATCCTGCTGCTGGACGAAGCCACCAGCGCCCTGGATGCGGAAAGCGAGCACCTGATCCAGCAGGCTCTGCCTGGCCTGATGAGCGGGCGTACCACCCTGGTGATCGCCCACCGGCTGGCCACTGTGCTCAATGCCGATCGCATCGCGGTGATCGAGCATGGCCGGCTGGTGGCGCTGGGGCGGCACGCCGAGTTGGTGGTCGACAGTCCGCTGTATGCGCGGCTGGCGGAGCTGCAGTTCGGCCAGGCCCAGGACCTCTGA
- a CDS encoding CvfB family protein translates to MAVIGRFNSLQVVKHTDFGLYLDGGDRGEILLPKRYVPKNEPTEAGDWLNVFLYLDSEDRVIATTLKPKVQVGGFASLKVVEVNRVGLFLDWGLPKDLLLPHSEEKRPLQVGDYCVVYVYLDDRTRRITATARLDRYLDNTPANYRVGQAVDLLVVERTDLGYKAIIDGKHWGLIHKNEIFKFLRNGMREQGYIKELRADGKISLSLQPVGAGAGDALGERVLAALREAGGMLALSDKSPPELISRQFGVSKGNFKKAIGGLFKQGLIVIHDDRIELTDR, encoded by the coding sequence ATGGCAGTCATAGGTCGGTTCAACTCATTGCAGGTGGTCAAGCACACCGATTTCGGTCTCTACCTGGACGGTGGCGACCGTGGCGAAATCCTGCTGCCCAAGCGCTATGTACCCAAGAACGAACCGACCGAAGCGGGCGACTGGCTGAACGTGTTCCTCTACCTCGACAGCGAAGACCGCGTCATCGCCACCACCCTCAAGCCCAAGGTGCAGGTCGGCGGCTTCGCCAGTCTCAAGGTGGTGGAGGTCAACCGCGTCGGTCTGTTCCTCGACTGGGGCCTGCCCAAGGACCTGCTGCTGCCGCACTCCGAGGAGAAGCGCCCGCTGCAGGTCGGCGATTACTGCGTGGTATACGTCTACCTCGACGACCGCACCCGCCGCATCACCGCCACTGCGCGCCTGGACCGCTATCTGGACAACACGCCGGCCAACTACCGCGTTGGCCAGGCCGTCGACCTGCTGGTGGTCGAGCGCACCGACCTCGGCTACAAGGCGATCATCGACGGCAAGCACTGGGGCCTGATTCACAAGAACGAAATCTTCAAGTTCCTGCGCAATGGCATGCGCGAGCAGGGCTACATCAAGGAACTGCGTGCCGACGGCAAGATCAGCCTGAGCCTGCAACCGGTAGGCGCTGGTGCCGGGGATGCGCTTGGCGAACGGGTACTCGCCGCACTGCGCGAGGCTGGCGGCATGCTGGCGCTCAGCGACAAAAGCCCGCCGGAACTGATCAGCCGCCAGTTCGGCGTCAGCAAGGGCAACTTCAAGAAAGCCATCGGCGGCCTGTTCAAGCAGGGACTGATCGTCATCCATGACGACCGCATCGAGCTGACCGACCGCTAA
- a CDS encoding DUF5064 family protein — translation MTTPAQVTIHSSQGLDRQQYVIRLSYQVENPASRDALVKFELDGEIDGQPFQDGFDLPGDIAFNFASSATRVLRRHGLRVCQGPVLRFRKEHDRVFDDLRRKLGAEPGKPVDLQRMSSLAPAQPRCAVAESIVRQRG, via the coding sequence ATGACCACGCCAGCCCAGGTCACCATTCATTCCAGCCAGGGCCTCGACCGGCAGCAATACGTCATCCGCCTCAGCTACCAGGTGGAAAACCCGGCCAGCCGCGATGCGCTGGTGAAATTCGAACTCGACGGCGAAATCGACGGTCAGCCGTTCCAGGATGGCTTCGACCTGCCCGGCGATATCGCGTTCAACTTCGCCAGCAGCGCCACTCGCGTGCTGCGCCGGCACGGTCTGCGCGTTTGCCAGGGACCGGTGCTGCGCTTTCGCAAGGAGCATGACCGCGTCTTCGACGACCTGCGCCGCAAACTCGGCGCCGAGCCGGGCAAGCCGGTGGACCTGCAGCGCATGAGCTCGCTGGCGCCGGCCCAGCCACGCTGTGCAGTGGCCGAGTCGATCGTGCGCCAGCGCGGTTAG
- a CDS encoding magnesium transporter, with product MNRHYYISDNLDELERVENELHESGIGMEQMHVLSDQDAELDEHRLHEVPSLLKKDVVHWGKLGLLFGASLAVLVLLVGYLSGWTQTAAGWIPMLFLAAVLLCFSLWEGSFVGLQRPSGDVRRFEPSLHAGRHVFFVDVKPEQEPVLDMVVRHHPRLEIAGFGAATPGWLLSVEQAWNRFRHMM from the coding sequence ATGAACAGACATTACTACATCAGCGACAACCTGGATGAGCTGGAACGAGTCGAGAACGAGCTTCATGAAAGCGGCATCGGCATGGAGCAGATGCACGTGCTGAGCGACCAGGACGCCGAACTGGATGAGCATCGGCTGCATGAAGTGCCATCCCTACTGAAGAAGGACGTGGTGCACTGGGGCAAGCTCGGGCTACTGTTCGGCGCCTCGCTGGCCGTGCTGGTGCTGCTGGTCGGTTATCTGAGCGGCTGGACGCAGACGGCGGCTGGCTGGATTCCGATGCTGTTCCTCGCAGCGGTACTGCTGTGCTTCAGCCTCTGGGAGGGCAGCTTCGTCGGCCTGCAACGCCCCAGCGGTGATGTCCGCCGCTTCGAGCCCAGCCTGCACGCCGGGCGCCATGTGTTCTTCGTCGATGTGAAGCCCGAGCAGGAGCCGGTACTGGACATGGTGGTGCGCCACCATCCGCGCCTGGAGATTGCCGGATTCGGCGCGGCTACGCCGGGTTGGCTGTTGTCCGTCGAGCAGGCCTGGAACCGCTTCCGCCACATGATGTGA
- the def gene encoding peptide deformylase, whose translation MIREILKMGDERLLRVAPPVPASMFGSAELRGLIDDMFETMRHVGGVGLAAPQIGVDLQLVIFGFERSERYPDAPAVPPTILLNPLITPLDDELEEGWEGCLSVPGLRGAVNRHRRIRYQGVDPQGLPIDRSVEGFHARVVQHECDHLIGRLYPSRITDFSKFGFTEVLFPGLDPQADD comes from the coding sequence ATGATCCGCGAGATTCTCAAGATGGGCGATGAGCGCCTGCTGCGCGTAGCGCCGCCGGTGCCTGCGTCGATGTTCGGCAGCGCCGAGCTGCGCGGGCTGATCGACGACATGTTCGAAACCATGCGCCATGTCGGCGGTGTCGGCCTGGCCGCGCCGCAGATCGGCGTCGACCTGCAACTGGTGATCTTCGGCTTCGAGCGCAGTGAGCGCTACCCGGACGCTCCGGCGGTGCCGCCGACGATCCTGCTCAATCCGCTGATCACACCGCTGGACGATGAGCTGGAAGAGGGCTGGGAGGGCTGTCTGTCAGTGCCCGGTTTACGCGGTGCGGTGAATCGCCATCGGCGTATTCGTTATCAGGGCGTCGATCCGCAGGGGCTGCCGATCGACCGCAGCGTCGAAGGCTTTCATGCGCGCGTGGTGCAGCATGAGTGCGATCACCTGATTGGCCGGCTGTACCCGTCGCGAATCACCGATTTCAGCAAGTTCGGCTTCACCGAGGTGCTGTTCCCGGGGCTTGATCCGCAGGCGGACGATTGA
- a CDS encoding PGDYG domain-containing protein yields the protein MIELRQLDLSTDCAAQRVIKDEIVTVEFAQAPGELMSLEGPNRYAPGDAIISGSTGERWVVSRERFDPKYLPAEASLAHGEPGAYRNRPTVVLARRMDEPFSIVRSAGGDRLTGVAGDWVMQYAPGDYGVVKAERFAKVYRPAD from the coding sequence ATGATCGAATTGAGACAACTCGACCTCTCCACCGATTGCGCCGCGCAGCGCGTGATCAAGGACGAAATCGTCACCGTCGAATTCGCCCAGGCGCCGGGTGAGCTGATGAGTCTCGAAGGGCCGAACCGCTACGCACCGGGTGACGCGATCATCAGCGGCTCGACGGGCGAGCGCTGGGTCGTTTCCCGCGAGCGCTTCGATCCGAAGTACTTGCCCGCCGAGGCATCGCTTGCCCACGGTGAACCCGGCGCCTACCGCAATCGCCCCACGGTCGTGCTCGCCAGGCGCATGGACGAACCATTCAGCATCGTGCGTTCGGCCGGCGGCGACCGCCTCACCGGCGTGGCCGGCGACTGGGTCATGCAGTACGCGCCTGGCGATTACGGCGTGGTGAAGGCCGAGCGTTTCGCCAAGGTCTATCGCCCCGCCGACTGA
- a CDS encoding YihY/virulence factor BrkB family protein: MRFMDMRGLSIGPWKLIRLTVKDFVDDEMPTYAAALAYQGLFSLFPFLLFLIALLGFLHLPEFFDWLRGQADYVLPAQALEQVNPVIDQLQQRQGGLLSIGIIVALWSSSAAVRSLMTALNAAYDVREARPAWKRIPLSVLYTFGIVGMLLLIASLMVLGPQVMGWIAGQVGLEDYVVILWSVLRWPVIVLLMMMAVAVIYYAAPNVTQKFRFITPGSMLAVVLWIAASLGFGYYVKNFADYNAMYGSVGAIIVLLLYFYISSAVLLLGAELNAVIEHHLPHGKNPGERTFDDAQAPPDEHHGSG, translated from the coding sequence ATGCGATTCATGGACATGCGAGGGCTCAGCATAGGGCCCTGGAAGCTGATCAGGCTGACGGTGAAGGATTTCGTCGACGACGAGATGCCTACCTACGCCGCCGCGCTGGCATACCAGGGGCTGTTCTCGCTGTTCCCGTTCCTGCTCTTCCTCATCGCGCTGCTGGGCTTCCTGCATCTGCCGGAGTTCTTCGACTGGCTGCGCGGCCAGGCCGACTATGTACTCCCGGCGCAGGCGCTGGAGCAGGTCAACCCGGTTATCGACCAGTTGCAGCAGCGCCAGGGTGGCCTGCTGTCGATCGGTATCATCGTCGCACTATGGTCGTCGTCGGCGGCGGTGCGCTCGCTGATGACCGCGCTGAACGCCGCCTACGACGTGCGCGAGGCGCGCCCGGCGTGGAAGCGCATTCCGCTGTCGGTGCTCTACACCTTCGGCATCGTCGGCATGCTGCTGCTGATCGCCTCGCTGATGGTGCTCGGGCCGCAGGTGATGGGCTGGATCGCGGGGCAGGTGGGGCTGGAGGATTATGTGGTGATCCTCTGGAGCGTCCTGCGCTGGCCGGTGATCGTGCTGCTGATGATGATGGCGGTGGCGGTCATTTATTACGCGGCGCCCAACGTCACGCAGAAATTCCGTTTCATCACGCCCGGCTCGATGCTGGCGGTGGTGTTGTGGATCGCCGCCTCGCTGGGGTTCGGCTACTACGTGAAGAACTTCGCCGACTACAACGCCATGTACGGCAGCGTCGGCGCCATCATCGTGCTGCTGCTGTACTTCTACATTTCATCGGCAGTGCTGTTGCTGGGGGCGGAGCTGAACGCGGTGATCGAACATCACCTGCCTCACGGCAAGAACCCTGGCGAGCGGACCTTCGACGACGCACAGGCACCGCCGGACGAGCATCACGGCAGCGGCTGA
- a CDS encoding PilT/PilU family type 4a pilus ATPase — protein sequence MSDTPLPDVLTYLSHLPQQAGSDMFFSVGAPPHLKVEGHSRPVGERVLGNGEVKTLAWQLMTPEQAGEFERDLEMNLAVSVPDVGRFRANIYYQRGEVAMVVRLIKQVIPDVTALGLPPILDKLAMQDRGLILVIGAAGSGKSTTLASMLDFRNRHRSGHIVCIEDPIEFLHAHHKSIIDQREVGLDTRSFEDALRNVLREAPDVIMLGEIRDAATMQHALHYAETGHLCVATLHGTSCRHAIERIARFFPDEARAQVLADLSQNLLALVGQRLVPGVRQRRVVAVELVLGTPHIRGLIQRDELPELKGAVERALESGMQSFDQSLYRLLEEGRITLADALKFADSRTDLALKVKLERGMDDDGGGSLFGA from the coding sequence ATGAGCGATACTCCACTGCCCGACGTGCTCACCTACTTGAGCCACCTGCCGCAACAGGCCGGTTCCGACATGTTCTTCAGCGTCGGCGCGCCGCCGCATCTCAAGGTCGAAGGCCACAGCCGTCCGGTGGGCGAGCGCGTGCTGGGCAACGGCGAGGTGAAGACGCTGGCCTGGCAACTGATGACGCCCGAACAAGCCGGAGAATTCGAGCGCGACCTGGAGATGAACCTGGCGGTCAGCGTGCCCGACGTCGGCCGTTTCCGCGCCAATATCTACTACCAGCGCGGCGAGGTGGCGATGGTGGTGCGGCTGATCAAGCAGGTGATTCCCGACGTCACGGCCCTCGGCCTGCCGCCGATCCTCGACAAGCTGGCGATGCAGGATCGCGGCCTGATCCTGGTGATCGGTGCGGCGGGGTCGGGCAAGTCCACGACCCTGGCGAGCATGCTCGACTTCCGCAACCGCCACCGTTCGGGGCACATCGTCTGTATCGAGGACCCCATCGAGTTCCTCCACGCACACCACAAGTCGATCATCGACCAGCGCGAGGTCGGCCTGGATACCCGTAGTTTCGAAGACGCCCTGCGCAACGTGCTGCGCGAGGCGCCAGACGTCATCATGCTGGGCGAGATCCGCGACGCGGCGACCATGCAGCACGCGCTGCACTACGCCGAAACCGGCCATCTGTGCGTCGCCACCCTGCACGGCACCAGTTGCCGCCACGCAATCGAACGCATCGCCCGCTTCTTCCCCGACGAGGCGCGGGCCCAAGTACTGGCCGACCTCTCGCAGAACCTCCTGGCGCTGGTCGGCCAGCGCCTGGTTCCGGGCGTCCGCCAGCGCCGGGTGGTGGCCGTAGAACTGGTGCTCGGCACGCCGCACATTCGCGGGCTGATTCAGCGCGACGAGTTGCCGGAGCTCAAGGGCGCGGTTGAACGCGCGCTGGAAAGCGGCATGCAGAGCTTCGACCAGAGCCTCTACCGGCTGCTCGAAGAAGGCCGCATCACGCTGGCCGATGCCCTCAAGTTCGCCGACTCGCGCACCGACCTGGCGCTGAAGGTCAAGCTGGAACGCGGCATGGACGACGACGGCGGCGGCTCGCTGTTCGGCGCGTAG
- a CDS encoding methyl-accepting chemotaxis protein, with the protein MVKFATVITDQVNRETAVAEAATIAFDTSRNTDDSARKGAAVVQQTVEVMRELATRMQDAAQGIEALDKQSQIIGSIVQSIRSIADQTNLLALNAAIEAARAGDQGRGFAVVADEVRQLASRTSAATEEITRVVEQNQQLAEQAVAMIDRGKQQAELGLELSGQAGSVIVEIQDGAQRVVNAVGQFANQLSN; encoded by the coding sequence GTGGTGAAGTTCGCCACTGTGATCACCGACCAGGTAAACCGCGAGACCGCCGTGGCGGAGGCGGCGACGATCGCCTTCGATACCTCGCGCAACACCGACGACAGCGCCCGCAAAGGCGCCGCAGTGGTCCAGCAGACAGTCGAGGTAATGCGCGAGCTGGCTACCCGCATGCAGGACGCCGCGCAAGGCATCGAGGCGCTGGACAAGCAGTCGCAGATCATCGGCTCGATCGTGCAGAGCATCCGCAGCATCGCCGACCAGACCAACCTGCTGGCGCTGAACGCAGCCATCGAGGCTGCACGCGCGGGCGACCAGGGGCGCGGCTTCGCGGTGGTCGCCGACGAGGTGCGCCAGCTCGCCTCGCGCACCAGCGCGGCCACCGAGGAAATCACCCGGGTGGTGGAGCAGAACCAGCAACTCGCCGAGCAGGCAGTGGCAATGATCGACCGCGGCAAGCAGCAGGCCGAACTGGGGCTGGAACTCTCCGGCCAGGCCGGCAGCGTGATCGTCGAGATCCAGGACGGCGCCCAGCGCGTGGTCAACGCGGTCGGCCAGTTCGCCAACCAACTGTCGAACTGA
- a CDS encoding hybrid sensor histidine kinase/response regulator, giving the protein MLSRLQQRELVDLLFRQSYAVLFANLVIPLPVLYIFRGVLSPTEMLVWLAVIYVLTLGRIVLARAYFRQAPAGTPGKGWLWSATVLSWASSLLWGWLGWIGFAHGDSQLLAFTCIVLTGLVCGAVPSLSASPPAYIGSLAAMLLPLLVLCLTRSGEEFTTYSFFILCLAAANLYYSRVSYRNLCETIRLRQENSELVQDLKEQRDRAQAADRAKTRFLAAASHDLRQPIHALGLFVGALASLAERGPVNATQARDIATRLRAMLGNLGDLLNGLLDISRLDAGVVPLAREPIALQRLFADLQLELAGTAAERNLSWRVCSSRLWVDSDPVLLKRLLDNLLSNAFRYTHSGGVLLGCRRRGRSVEIQVLDTGIGIHPSQQEIVFDEFVQLHNAERDRKRGLGLGLAIVRHTARLLGHGLRLESQPGRGSLFAVRVPLAQAPSQAPRQGRAPDELCSGLGIMVVEDEQDVLDALTNLLEVWGHRVYPGASALLACQRHIEASHSGSAPIDLILSDYRLGSGQTGADAIRRIRSYLSRQVPALIITGDTSPERIREAAASGAHLLYKPLDTELLREAINASQRRSESA; this is encoded by the coding sequence ATGCTTAGCAGACTCCAGCAGCGCGAGCTGGTCGACCTGTTGTTTCGCCAGTCCTATGCAGTCCTGTTCGCCAACCTGGTGATACCCCTGCCGGTGCTGTACATCTTCCGGGGCGTTCTGTCGCCGACGGAGATGCTGGTGTGGCTGGCAGTGATCTACGTGCTCACGCTGGGGCGGATTGTCCTGGCGCGGGCGTACTTCCGGCAAGCCCCGGCGGGCACGCCCGGCAAAGGTTGGCTGTGGAGCGCCACAGTGCTGTCCTGGGCCAGCAGCCTGCTATGGGGCTGGCTCGGCTGGATCGGTTTCGCGCATGGCGACTCGCAACTGCTCGCCTTCACCTGCATCGTGCTCACCGGCCTTGTATGCGGCGCGGTGCCGTCGCTATCGGCTTCTCCACCAGCATATATCGGTTCGCTCGCCGCCATGCTGCTGCCACTGCTGGTCCTGTGCCTGACCCGTAGCGGCGAGGAATTCACCACCTACAGCTTCTTCATCCTGTGCCTGGCGGCGGCGAATCTCTACTACAGTCGGGTGAGCTACCGGAATCTCTGCGAAACCATCCGCCTGCGCCAGGAGAACTCAGAGCTGGTGCAGGATCTCAAGGAGCAGCGCGACCGCGCCCAGGCCGCCGACCGCGCCAAGACACGCTTCCTCGCCGCGGCAAGCCACGACCTGCGCCAGCCGATCCATGCGCTCGGCCTGTTCGTTGGCGCCCTGGCCTCCCTGGCCGAGCGCGGCCCGGTGAACGCCACCCAGGCACGGGACATCGCCACGCGCCTGCGCGCGATGCTCGGCAATCTGGGCGATCTGCTCAACGGCCTGCTGGACATCTCGCGCCTGGACGCAGGCGTAGTGCCGCTGGCGCGCGAACCCATCGCGCTGCAACGCCTGTTCGCCGACCTGCAACTGGAGCTCGCCGGCACCGCCGCCGAACGCAACCTGAGCTGGCGGGTATGCAGCAGCCGGCTTTGGGTGGACAGCGACCCAGTGCTGCTCAAGCGTCTGCTGGACAACCTTTTGTCCAACGCCTTCCGCTACACCCACAGCGGCGGCGTGTTGCTGGGCTGCCGTCGCCGGGGCCGCAGCGTGGAAATCCAGGTGCTGGATACAGGCATTGGCATCCATCCGAGCCAGCAGGAGATCGTGTTCGACGAGTTCGTCCAGTTGCACAACGCCGAGCGCGACCGCAAGCGGGGGCTCGGGCTGGGCCTGGCCATCGTCCGCCACACTGCCCGCCTGCTCGGCCACGGCCTGCGCCTGGAGTCCCAGCCAGGGCGCGGCTCGCTGTTCGCCGTGCGGGTACCGCTGGCACAGGCGCCCTCCCAGGCGCCCCGTCAAGGCCGGGCACCCGACGAGCTTTGCAGCGGCCTGGGCATCATGGTGGTGGAAGACGAGCAGGACGTGCTCGATGCCCTGACCAATCTGCTGGAGGTCTGGGGCCACCGTGTCTATCCGGGCGCCAGCGCGCTGCTTGCCTGCCAGCGGCACATCGAGGCCAGCCACAGCGGCTCCGCGCCGATCGACCTGATCCTCAGCGACTATCGCCTCGGCTCCGGGCAGACCGGTGCCGACGCTATCCGCCGCATCCGCAGCTACCTGTCGCGCCAGGTACCGGCGCTGATCATAACCGGCGACACCTCCCCCGAGCGCATCCGAGAGGCGGCCGCCAGCGGTGCCCACCTGCTGTACAAGCCACTGGACACCGAGCTGCTGCGCGAGGCGATCAATGCCAGCCAACGGCGCTCGGAAAGCGCCTGA